Proteins encoded together in one Ogataea parapolymorpha DL-1 chromosome III, whole genome shotgun sequence window:
- a CDS encoding Rab proteins geranylgeranyltransferase component A, protein MSATVESSRKPSMAERRPSMAERRPSVQTGRRPSVIPHLAGIEDPVLPTIPDQCDVLICGTGLVESILAAALAWQGSNVLHVDSNPYYGDTSSTLTIEQIKAWCANVNLNTPGFQGFSKALLYIPRPDQLNSRDYSIDLTPRIMFVKSDLLSLLIKSRVYRYLEFQSISNFHTFENDSFGKMSSSKEEIFTDQSLSLATKRQLMKFMKFVLESESAQIAKELEHYKSIPFTEFIKEKYKLTPAQINELCYTLGLSPTPNILTIEGISRIRRYLTSFDVYGTFPVLYSKFGGPGELSQGFCRSAAVAGATYKLDSQLQSYDSNDKIATFTDGSKVKVTERLVCSPSQAPANAQNVPEKKYEVTRLITIVKKSCKEWFF, encoded by the coding sequence ATGTCCGCCACCGTTGAATCGTCAAGAAAACCTTCGATGGCTGAGAGACGTCCATCGATGGCCGAGCGCAGACCGTCGGTGCAAACAGGAAGACGGCCGTCTGTGATCCCACATCTAGCTGGGATCGAGGACCCCGTGCTTCCAACAATCCCGGACCAGTGCGACGTGCTGATTTGCGGAACAGGGCTCGTCGAGTCTATTTTGGCTGCGGCGCTCGCTTGGCAGGGGTCCAACGTCCTGCATGTCGACTCCAACCCTTATTATGGCGATACCTCGTCCACCCTCACGATCGAGCAGATCAAGGCCTGGTGTGCAAATGTCAACCTCAACACTCCGGGCTTCCAGGGCTTCTCCAAAGCGCTCCTCTACATTCCGCGTCCCGATCAATTGAACAGCAGAGACTACAGCATTGACCTGACTCCACGCATCATGTTTGTCAAGTCCGATCTACTTTCTTTGCTCATCAAGTCTAGAGTGTACAGATACCTCGAGTTCCAGTCCATTAGCAACTTCCATACTTTCGAGAACGACTCTTTCGGAAAGATGTCCTCCTCAAAGGAGGAGATCTTCACAGACCAGTCGTTGTCGCTGGCAACCAAGAGACAACTGATGAAATTTATGAAGTTTGTCTTAGAGTCAGAGAGCGCTCAAATTGCCAAGGAACTGGAACACTATAAATCAATACCATTCACTGAAttcatcaaggaaaaatacAAGTTGACACCTGCGCAGATTAACGAACTATGTTATACACTAGGGTTGTCTCCTACACCTAATATTCTCACTATAGAAGGTATCTCCAGAATTAGGAGGTATCTAACGTCATTTGACGTTTACGGCACCTTCCCCGTGCTGTACTCCAAGTTCGGAGGACCCGGAGAACTTTCCCAAGGATTCTGTcgatctgctgctgtggcAGGTGCAACTTACAAGCTGGACTCGCAATTGCAATCCTATGACAGCAACGACAAGATCGCCACGTTCACGGATGGCAGCAAAGTGAAAGTTACCGAGCGGTTGGTCTGCTCTCCATCGCAAGCTCCTGCTAATGCACAGAACGTTCCCGAAAAGAAGTATGAGGTGACAAGACTGATCACCATTGTTAAGAAATCATGCAAGGAGTGGTTTTTTTGA
- a CDS encoding Rab proteins geranylgeranyltransferase component A encodes MGSGSGCCPQGQCIWYLSTVEKGEKARRDLEEGLSKLEESILRESEDGGFDVELTDEDVVSRPDGSISVINSVKLGKSFKEFVPQEKLTYLFKLMFTQYTSVEPFGVVNENVFKKTLKEGTENSVDYQVLYSNMPSAEISYDGIVTEAKLLYSTIVGSDDDFFDVDFEDDEEDTLAAARNDSAIVDDDDEFKDEMDFEL; translated from the coding sequence ATGGGGTCGGGATCCGGATGTTGTCCTCAGGGTCAGTGCATATGGTATTTGTCGACTGTCGAGAAGGGCGAAAAAGCCAGACGCGACTTGGAAGAAGGGTTGAGCAAGCTAGAGGAAAGCATATTGCGAGAATCGGAAGATGGTGGATTTGATGTGGAGCTGACTGACGAAGATGTGGTCTCCAGACCAGACGGAAGCATCTCGGTCATTAATTCTGTCAAATTGGGTAAATCGTTCAAGGAGTTCGTTCCACAAGAAAAACTGACGTATTTGTTCAAGCTGATGTTCACTCAATACACTTCTGTGGAGCCATTTGGGGTGGTGAACGAGAATGTTTTCAAGAAGACCTTGAAGGAAGGCACAGAGAACAGTGTTGATTACCAAGTTCTTTACTCGAACATGCCTTCTGCCGAAATCTCATACGACGGAATAGTCACCGAAGCCAAGCTGTTGTACAGCACCATTGTTGGCTCTGATGACGACTTCTTCGATGTggactttgaggacgacgaggaagacaCGCTAGCAGCCGCGCGAAACGACTCTGCAatcgtggacgacgacgacgaatTCAAAGACGAGATGGATTTCGAACTATAG
- a CDS encoding putative secreted protein, with protein MKFTALLSFAFAGVSCAYSTASTSSFYPVKTAGLNETIYDELETYQPKVLIVNMFDYEAEPFQEEFDLVHNVTIPGLSPIYPEVHCNHNYSICEVITGEGEINAASTMTALALNPLFDLAETYFLIAGIAGISPLQGTLGDVTFARFAVQILEYEVDARQMPSNWSTGYFSYGTTNSTQYPTEWYGTEIFEVNEALRDRALELAQKTALFNGTAGNSEFRALYDYAPANRTPKAIACDTLTSDTYWFGSDFDEAFSNYTDLITNGTATYCTTQQEDNATLEALMRAAQYGLVDFSRIVIMRSASDFTYANYYDNETTYFFTEVSQGGSKVAVQNLVVAGKPFIEDVISDWDTYKNGTVYAPDNYLGDVFGTLEETTYREWGTDSE; from the coding sequence ATGAAGTTCACTGCTCTGCTGTCCTTCGCTTTTGCTGGAGTGAGCTGTGCCTATTCCACGGCCTCCACTTCCTCTTTCTATCCCGTCAAAACCGCCGGCCTCAATGAGACCATCtacgacgagctggagacgTACCAGCCAAAGGTTTTGATTGTCAACATGTTTGACTACGAGGCCGAACCTTTCCAGGAGGAGTTCGACCTTGTGCATAACGTGACAATTCCTGGATTGTCGCCGATCTACCCGGAAGTCCATTGCAACCACAATTATTCTATCTGTGAGGTCATCACCGGTGAGGGTGAAATTAATGCGGCCTCCACCATGACCGCCCTGGCTCTGAACCCGCTGTTTGACCTGGCAGAGACTTACTTCCTGATTGCCGGTATTGCCGGAATCTCTCCACTACAGGGTACACTCGGAGACGTGACATTTGCTCGGTTTGCGGTCCAGATCTTGGAGTACGAAGTCGATGCTCGTCAGATGCCTTCCAACTGGAGCACCGGCTATTTCTCGTACGGCACCACCAACTCCACACAATACCCAACCGAGTGGTACGGAACCGAGATCTTTGAGGTTAACGAGGCCCTGAGAGACCGTGCTTTGGAATTGGCCCAGAAAACGGCTCTGTTCAATGGAACCGCCGGAAACTCTGAGTTCAGAGCTCTTTACGATTACGCACCAGCCAACAGAACTCCTAAAGCTATTGCTTGTGATACCCTGACTTCTGATACCTACTGGTTTGGATCAGACTTCGACGAAGCTTTCAGCAACTACACCGACCTTATCACTAACGGAACTGCCACCTACTGCACCACGCAGCAGGAGGACAATGCCACCCTGGAGGCCCTTATGAGAGCTGCTCAGTACGGCTTGGTCGATTTCAGCAGAATTGTCATCATGAGATCTGCATCAGACTTTACCTACGCCAACTACTACGACAACGAGACCACCTACTTCTTCACCGAAGTGTCTCAGGGTGGCAGTAAGGTTGCAGTCCAGAACTTGGTGGTTGCAGGAAAGCCTTTCATCGAGGACGTCATTTCTGATTGGGATACCTACAAAAACGGCACTGTCTACGCTCCAGACAACTATCTAGGTGACGTCTTTGGAACCTTGGAGGAGACCACCTACAGAGAGTGGGGAACTGACAGCGAGTAG